One Oncorhynchus keta strain PuntledgeMale-10-30-2019 chromosome 22, Oket_V2, whole genome shotgun sequence DNA window includes the following coding sequences:
- the LOC127910804 gene encoding uncharacterized protein LOC127910804 isoform X1, with translation MLPGCGYAAWLWLCYLVVVMLPGCGYATWLWLCYLVVVMLPGCGYATWLWLCYLVVVMLPGCGYVTWLWLCYLVVVMLLGCGYVTWLWLCYLVVVMLLGCGYATWLWLCYLVVVMLLGCDYVTWLWLCYLVVVMLLGCGYATWLWLFYLVVVMLLGCGYSTWLWLCYLVVVMLLGCGYATWLWLFYLVVVILLGCGYVTWLWLCYLVVVMLLGFGYATWLWLFYLVVVMLLGCGYSTWLWLCYLVVVMLLGCGYATWLWLCYLVVVMLLGCGYATWLWLCHLVVVMLLGCGYATWLWLCYLVVVMLLGCGYVTWLWLCYLVVVMLPGCGYVTWLWLCHLVVVMLLGCGYATWLWLCYLVVVMPFGCGYAIWLWLCYLVVVMLLGCGYATWLWLCYLVVVMLLGCGYVTWLWLCYLVVVMLLGCGYVTWLWLCYLVVVMLPGCGYVTWLWLCYLVVVMLLGCGYATWLWLCYLVVFFHVRHHPLPLLLWGGFPLTQIKSSTGLKAKSMEKD, from the coding sequence ATGCTACCTGGTTGTGGTTATGCTGCCTGGTTGTGGTTATGCTACTTGGTTGTGGTTATGCTACCTGGTTGTGGTTATGCTACCTGGTTGTGGTTATGCTACCTGGTTGTGGTTATGCTACCTGGTTGTGGTTATGCTACCTGGTTGTGGTTATGCTACCTGGTTGTGGTTATGCTACCTGGTTGTGGTTATGTTACCTGGTTGTGGTTATGTTACTTGGTTGTGGTTATGTTACTTGGTTGTGGTTATGTTACTTGGTTGTGGTTATGCTACTTGGTTGTGGTTATGCTACTTGGTTGTGGTTATGCTACTTGGTTGTGGTTATGCTACTTGGTTGTGGTTATGTTACTTGGTTGTGATTATGTTACTTGGTTGTGGTTATGTTACTTGGTTGTGGTTATGCTACTTGGTTGTGGTTATGCTACTTGGTTGTGGTTATTCTACTTGGTTGTGGTTATGCTACTTGGTTGTGGTTATTCTACTTGGTTGTGGTTATGCTACTTGGTTGTGGTTATGCTACTTGGTTGTGGTTATGCTACTTGGTTGTGGTTATTCTACTTGGTTGTGGTTATTCTACTTGGTTGTGGTTATGTTACTTGGTTGTGGTTATGCTACTTGGTTGTGGTTATGCTACTTGGTTTTGGTTATGCTACTTGGTTGTGGTTATTCTACTTGGTTGTGGTTATGCTACTTGGTTGTGGTTATTCTACTTGGTTGTGGTTATGCTACTTGGTTGTGGTTATGCTACTTGGTTGTGGTTATGCTACTTGGTTGTGGTTATGCTACTTGGTTGTGGTTATGCTACTTGGTTGTGGTTATGCTACTTGGTTGTGGTTATGCCACTTGGTTGTGGTTATGTTACTTGGTTGTGGTTATGCTACTTGGTTGTGGTTATGTTACTTGGTTGTGGTTATGCTACTTGGTTGTGGTTATGTTACTTGGTTGTGGTTATGCTACTTGGTTGTGGTTATGCTACCTGGTTGTGGTTATGTTACTTGGTTGTGGTTATGCCACTTGGTTGTGGTCATGCTACTTGGTTGTGGTTATGCTACTTGGTTGTGGTTATGCTACTTGGTTGTGGTTATGCCATTTGGTTGTGGTTATGCTATTTGGTTGTGGTTATGCTACTTGGTTGTGGTTATGCTACTTGGTTGTGGTTATGCTACTTGGTTGTGGTTATGCTACTTGGTTGTGGTTATGCTACTTGGTTGTGGTTATGTTACTTGGTTGTGGTTATGTTACTTGGTTGTGGTTATGTTACTTGGTTGTGGTTATGTTACCTGGTTGTGGTTATGTTACTTGGTTGTGGTTATGTTACCTGGTTGTGGTTATGTTACTTGGTTGTGGTTATGTTACTTGGTTGTGGTTATGTTACTTGGTTGTGGTTATGCTACTTGGTTGTGGTTATGCTACTTGGTTGTGTTTTTTCACGTAAGACATCATCCCCTTCCACTCCTTTTATGGGGAGGTTTTCCCCTGACACAGATTAAGTCTAGTACTGGACTAAAAGCAAAATCCATGGAAAAGGACTAG
- the LOC127910804 gene encoding uncharacterized protein LOC127910804 isoform X2, whose translation MLLGCGYATWLWLCYLVVVILLGCGYATWLWLFYLVVVMLLGCGYATWLWLCYLVVVILLGCGYSTWLWLCYLVVVMLLGCGYATWFWLCYLVVVILLGCGYATWLWLFYLVVVMLLGCGYATWLWLCYLVVVMLLGCGYATWLWLCYLVVVMPLGCGYVTWLWLCYLVVVMLLGCGYATWLWLCYLVVVMLLGCGYATWLWLCYLVVVMPLGCGHATWLWLCYLVVVMLLGCGYAIWLWLCYLVVVMLLGCGYATWLWLCYLVVVMLLGCGYATWLWLCYLVVVMLLGCGYVTWLWLCYLVVVMLLGCGYVTWLWLCYLVVVMLLGCGYVTWLWLCYLVVVMLLGCVFSRKTSSPSTPFMGRFSPDTD comes from the coding sequence ATGTTACTTGGTTGTGGTTATGCTACTTGGTTGTGGTTATGCTACTTGGTTGTGGTTATTCTACTTGGTTGTGGTTATGCTACTTGGTTGTGGTTATTCTACTTGGTTGTGGTTATGCTACTTGGTTGTGGTTATGCTACTTGGTTGTGGTTATGCTACTTGGTTGTGGTTATTCTACTTGGTTGTGGTTATTCTACTTGGTTGTGGTTATGTTACTTGGTTGTGGTTATGCTACTTGGTTGTGGTTATGCTACTTGGTTTTGGTTATGCTACTTGGTTGTGGTTATTCTACTTGGTTGTGGTTATGCTACTTGGTTGTGGTTATTCTACTTGGTTGTGGTTATGCTACTTGGTTGTGGTTATGCTACTTGGTTGTGGTTATGCTACTTGGTTGTGGTTATGCTACTTGGTTGTGGTTATGCTACTTGGTTGTGGTTATGCTACTTGGTTGTGGTTATGCCACTTGGTTGTGGTTATGTTACTTGGTTGTGGTTATGCTACTTGGTTGTGGTTATGTTACTTGGTTGTGGTTATGCTACTTGGTTGTGGTTATGTTACTTGGTTGTGGTTATGCTACTTGGTTGTGGTTATGCTACCTGGTTGTGGTTATGTTACTTGGTTGTGGTTATGCCACTTGGTTGTGGTCATGCTACTTGGTTGTGGTTATGCTACTTGGTTGTGGTTATGCTACTTGGTTGTGGTTATGCCATTTGGTTGTGGTTATGCTATTTGGTTGTGGTTATGCTACTTGGTTGTGGTTATGCTACTTGGTTGTGGTTATGCTACTTGGTTGTGGTTATGCTACTTGGTTGTGGTTATGCTACTTGGTTGTGGTTATGTTACTTGGTTGTGGTTATGTTACTTGGTTGTGGTTATGTTACTTGGTTGTGGTTATGTTACCTGGTTGTGGTTATGTTACTTGGTTGTGGTTATGTTACCTGGTTGTGGTTATGTTACTTGGTTGTGGTTATGTTACTTGGTTGTGGTTATGTTACTTGGTTGTGGTTATGCTACTTGGTTGTGGTTATGCTACTTGGTTGTGTTTTTTCACGTAAGACATCATCCCCTTCCACTCCTTTTATGGGGAGGTTTTCCCCTGACACAGATTAA